From a single Adhaeribacter swui genomic region:
- a CDS encoding ATP-dependent Clp protease adaptor ClpS gives MRTATEILTDEDVLLLEEHIDLRNLVVYNDDVNTFEHVIETLIQVCNHSQEQAEQCTYLIHYKGKCTVKVGTFEELEGMCLAIHDRGISADIV, from the coding sequence ATGCGTACAGCCACTGAAATATTAACCGACGAAGACGTACTGTTGCTTGAAGAGCATATTGACCTACGCAATTTAGTTGTTTATAACGACGATGTAAACACCTTTGAGCACGTAATAGAAACGCTTATTCAGGTTTGTAACCATTCGCAGGAACAGGCCGAACAATGTACTTATCTGATTCATTACAAAGGGAAATGCACTGTAAAAGTAGGAACTTTTGAAGAGTTAGAAGGTATGTGCCTTGCCATTCACGACCGGGGCATTTCTGCCGATATTGTTTAA
- a CDS encoding glycosyltransferase family 2 protein, whose product MKKLSVIIVSYNVCYYLEQALLSVRKAITKLNAPAEVFVVDNSSGDNSVARVRQRFPEVTLIVNNQNLGFAKANNQALRQATGEYVLLLNPDTVVEEDTFLKCCNFMDQHPEAGGLGVKMLNGTGHYLPESKRGLPTPWVGFYKLTGLTSLFPQSEKFARYYLGHLDKNKSQEVEVLAGAFMFLRCSVLTQVGLLDEAFFMYGEDIDLSYRIRQAGFKNFYFPETRIIHYKGKSTRHGSLNYVYVFYNAMAIFYRKHFSGRSASYYSFFIQLAIVLRAGVSVLGRLVNPLLPFLDDAALLFAGLVGLKIIFEQRLKTVFPEYFVILVVPVAVFLWISAIYFNGGYEKPFKLARFFRGIFFGTILVAALGSFWPEANLSDTFILAGGSWAILALLGKRLVYQYGQYKNLKLGFQPRKRVAVVGSEPESKSVLQLLKQANNDFKMVGFVSPSGEKRAAKEYLGELSQLNDIIQVQKLNEIIFCAKDLTVSQIYEWMVAINNNAVQYRILPEDSENLPINKAHYPITDYYALPLELKLFRKEQVRYKALLDFLLALTFLVLSPALIWLVQRKAGFFWNCWLVLSRQCSWVGLHHTLDQHYRKHKAVLTPLDQFAPNRFDEQTIRQMDVLYAQKYSVRSDVKIILKAFRYLGRKV is encoded by the coding sequence TTGAAAAAACTGTCTGTTATAATTGTTAGTTACAACGTTTGTTATTACCTGGAACAAGCCCTGCTTTCCGTCCGGAAGGCCATTACTAAATTAAATGCGCCCGCTGAAGTTTTTGTAGTAGATAATAGCTCCGGCGATAATTCTGTGGCTCGGGTAAGGCAGCGTTTCCCCGAAGTTACCTTAATCGTAAACAATCAAAACCTGGGTTTTGCCAAAGCGAATAACCAGGCCCTACGGCAGGCCACCGGCGAATACGTTTTGCTGCTCAACCCCGACACAGTAGTAGAAGAAGATACTTTTTTAAAATGCTGCAATTTTATGGACCAACACCCCGAAGCCGGCGGTTTGGGTGTAAAAATGCTGAATGGGACTGGTCACTATTTGCCGGAATCCAAAAGAGGCTTACCTACGCCTTGGGTGGGCTTTTATAAGCTTACCGGTTTAACCAGCCTGTTCCCACAATCCGAAAAATTTGCCCGGTATTACCTGGGGCACCTCGACAAAAATAAATCCCAGGAAGTAGAAGTGCTGGCCGGAGCGTTTATGTTTCTGCGGTGCTCGGTGCTCACGCAAGTAGGCCTCCTCGACGAAGCCTTTTTTATGTACGGCGAAGATATTGACCTGTCGTACCGCATCCGGCAGGCTGGATTTAAAAATTTTTACTTTCCCGAAACCCGCATTATTCATTATAAAGGCAAAAGCACCCGCCACGGCAGCCTTAATTACGTGTATGTTTTTTACAACGCCATGGCTATTTTTTACCGCAAGCATTTTTCGGGCCGCTCAGCTTCTTATTATTCTTTCTTTATTCAGCTGGCCATTGTTTTGCGGGCTGGAGTTTCAGTTTTGGGGCGTTTGGTAAATCCGCTTCTACCATTTCTGGACGATGCGGCTTTGCTTTTTGCGGGTTTAGTGGGTTTAAAAATAATTTTTGAACAGCGTTTAAAAACTGTGTTTCCGGAGTATTTTGTCATACTTGTTGTGCCGGTTGCTGTTTTTTTGTGGATTAGCGCTATTTATTTTAACGGCGGCTACGAAAAGCCTTTTAAGCTGGCCAGGTTTTTCCGGGGTATCTTCTTCGGTACTATTCTGGTGGCCGCGCTGGGTAGTTTCTGGCCAGAGGCTAATCTTTCTGATACATTTATTCTGGCTGGCGGCAGTTGGGCCATCCTGGCTCTTTTGGGCAAGCGCCTGGTTTATCAATACGGACAATACAAAAATTTAAAATTAGGCTTTCAACCCCGTAAGCGCGTTGCGGTGGTTGGGAGCGAGCCGGAAAGCAAATCGGTACTGCAGTTGCTGAAGCAAGCAAATAACGACTTTAAAATGGTGGGTTTTGTTAGTCCGAGCGGAGAGAAGCGTGCCGCTAAAGAGTATTTGGGCGAACTCTCGCAATTAAACGATATTATTCAGGTTCAAAAACTAAACGAAATTATTTTCTGCGCTAAAGATTTAACGGTTTCTCAAATTTATGAGTGGATGGTAGCCATTAATAATAACGCGGTACAGTATCGTATTTTACCGGAAGACAGCGAAAACCTACCGATCAATAAGGCACATTACCCGATTACGGATTATTACGCTTTGCCTTTAGAGTTGAAGTTGTTTCGGAAAGAACAAGTACGATATAAAGCCTTACTGGATTTTTTACTGGCTTTAACGTTCCTGGTTTTATCGCCGGCGTTGATTTGGCTGGTACAGCGTAAAGCCGGTTTTTTCTGGAACTGCTGGTTAGTGCTCAGTAGGCAATGTAGTTGGGTGGGCTTGCACCATACCCTGGACCAACATTACCGCAAACATAAAGCTGTTTTAACCCCCTTGGATCAATTTGCTCCTAACCGTTTCGATGAGCAGACTATCCGGCAAATGGATGTGTTATACGCCCAAAAATACAGCGTGCGGTCTGATGTAAAAATTATTCTAAAAGCTTTCCGGTATCTGGGCCGAAAGGTTTGA
- the recR gene encoding recombination mediator RecR, with protein MEFPSKLIQSAVDELAKLPGIGRKTALRLVLHLLKAETEDTTDLAEALTKMRQDITYCNQCHNISDTEICSICANPLRDQAALCVVSDIRDVIAIENTGQYKGLYHVLGGVISPIEGIGPSDLNITSLLERIPGSEVKEVILAISPTMEGDTTSFYITRKLREFGVKITTIARGVPVGGELEYTDEITLGRSIVERTSYNKV; from the coding sequence ATGGAGTTTCCTTCTAAATTAATTCAAAGTGCCGTTGATGAATTAGCCAAATTGCCGGGTATTGGCCGCAAAACCGCTTTACGCCTGGTATTGCACTTACTCAAAGCTGAAACCGAAGACACTACCGATTTGGCCGAGGCGCTCACCAAAATGCGCCAGGATATTACGTATTGTAACCAGTGCCACAACATTTCGGATACCGAAATTTGCAGTATCTGTGCCAATCCGCTCCGCGACCAGGCGGCCTTGTGCGTAGTGAGCGACATTCGCGATGTAATTGCCATCGAAAATACGGGCCAGTACAAAGGCTTGTACCACGTGTTGGGCGGCGTTATTTCGCCCATCGAAGGCATTGGGCCTTCGGATTTAAATATTACCTCTTTACTGGAGCGCATTCCCGGATCGGAGGTAAAAGAAGTAATTCTGGCGATTAGCCCCACCATGGAAGGCGATACCACTTCGTTTTACATTACCCGCAAATTGCGCGAGTTTGGTGTAAAAATAACCACTATTGCCCGCGGCGTTCCCGTAGGTGGCGAACTGGAGTACACCGACGAAATTACCCTGGGGCGCAGCATTGTGGAACGCACCAGTTACAATAAAGTTTAA
- a CDS encoding lipocalin-like domain-containing protein has protein sequence MMILEKLLLFLFFVPIAFAGCDKEEHHAVAQTSDELLVDKNWVLTAYTSQVNNQPVKDEFAFYDDCNADDIYRFFKNNTFEVSEGATKCDSADPQVYSQGTWSINPDNFLTMQSGNTPESAKIVEITKSKLVLSATESLENQVNVQVLTFTAM, from the coding sequence ATGATGATACTTGAAAAATTGCTTCTTTTCCTGTTTTTTGTTCCGATAGCTTTTGCGGGTTGTGATAAAGAGGAGCATCATGCAGTTGCCCAAACCAGCGACGAATTGCTGGTGGACAAAAATTGGGTGCTAACCGCCTATACGTCGCAAGTAAATAACCAGCCGGTAAAAGATGAATTTGCGTTTTACGACGATTGTAATGCCGATGATATTTACCGGTTTTTTAAAAATAATACGTTTGAGGTAAGCGAAGGCGCCACTAAATGCGATTCCGCTGATCCGCAGGTATACAGCCAAGGCACCTGGAGCATTAATCCGGATAATTTTTTAACGATGCAAAGCGGCAACACGCCCGAAAGTGCTAAAATTGTGGAGATAACGAAATCAAAGCTGGTTTTATCGGCAACGGAATCTTTAGAGAATCAGGTGAACGTGCAGGTACTCACCTTTACTGCTATGTAA